The following coding sequences lie in one Klebsiella huaxiensis genomic window:
- the guaD gene encoding guanine deaminase, with protein sequence MSGEHTLKAVRGSFIDITRTIEHPEELESALRFIEDGLLLIREGKVEWFGEWEKGKHRVPEAIRVRDYRGKLVIPGFVDTHIHYPQSEMVGAYGEQLLEWLNKHTFPTERRYQDLEYAREMSSFFLKQLLRNGTTTALVFGTVHPQSVDALFEAASHINMRMIAGKVMMDRNAPEYLLDDAESSYQQSKALIERWHKNGRLLYAITPRFAPTSTPQQLAMAQRLRQEYPDTWVHTHLCENKDEIAWVKELYPDHDGYLDVYHQYGLTGKNCVFAHCVHLEEKEWDRLSETDSSIAFCPTSNLYLGSGLFNLQKAWRKKIKVGLGTDIGAGTTFNMLQTLNEAYKVVQLQGYRLSAYEAFYLATLGGAKALGLDHLIGNFTPGKEADFVVLEPTATPLQQLRYDNSVSLVDKLFVMMTLGDDRSIYRTYIDGRLVYERT encoded by the coding sequence ATGTCAGGAGAACACACGCTAAAAGCCGTGCGTGGTAGCTTTATCGATATCACGCGCACCATCGAACATCCCGAGGAGCTCGAATCGGCGCTGCGGTTTATCGAGGATGGATTGCTGTTGATTCGCGAGGGCAAAGTCGAATGGTTTGGCGAATGGGAAAAGGGAAAACATCGGGTTCCTGAGGCCATTCGGGTCCGAGATTATCGCGGCAAGCTGGTGATTCCGGGATTTGTTGATACCCATATTCACTACCCGCAGAGCGAGATGGTTGGCGCCTATGGCGAGCAGCTGTTGGAGTGGCTGAATAAGCACACCTTCCCCACCGAGCGGCGCTATCAGGACCTGGAATATGCGCGCGAGATGTCCTCTTTTTTCCTCAAGCAGCTGTTGCGTAACGGCACCACCACCGCGCTGGTCTTCGGCACTGTGCATCCGCAATCAGTAGACGCCCTGTTTGAAGCCGCCAGCCATATCAACATGCGCATGATTGCGGGCAAAGTGATGATGGATCGCAACGCGCCAGAGTATCTGCTGGATGATGCCGAAAGCAGCTACCAGCAAAGCAAAGCGCTGATTGAACGCTGGCACAAAAATGGTCGCCTGCTGTATGCCATCACCCCGCGCTTCGCCCCAACCTCAACGCCGCAACAGCTGGCGATGGCGCAACGTCTGCGCCAGGAGTATCCCGACACCTGGGTACATACGCATCTGTGTGAAAACAAAGATGAAATTGCCTGGGTCAAAGAGCTCTATCCCGATCATGATGGCTACCTTGACGTCTATCACCAGTATGGTTTGACCGGTAAAAACTGCGTTTTCGCCCACTGCGTACATCTGGAAGAGAAAGAGTGGGATCGCCTGAGCGAAACCGACTCCAGCATCGCTTTTTGCCCCACCTCGAACCTGTACCTCGGCAGCGGGCTGTTCAATTTGCAAAAAGCCTGGCGGAAGAAAATCAAGGTCGGGCTGGGCACCGACATCGGCGCAGGCACCACCTTCAACATGCTGCAAACGCTAAACGAAGCCTACAAAGTGGTGCAGTTGCAAGGCTATCGGCTCTCGGCCTATGAGGCGTTCTACCTGGCGACTCTCGGCGGCGCGAAAGCGCTGGGGCTTGACCACCTGATTGGTAATTTCACACCGGGCAAAGAGGCCGACTTTGTGGTGCTGGAGCCGACGGCGACGCCGTTGCAGCAGTTGCGCTACGACAACTCGGTGTCCCTGGTCGACAAGCTGTTCGTGATGATGACGCTGGGTGACGATCGTTCTATTTATCGTACCTATATTGACGGCCGCCTGGTGTATGAGCGCACCTGA
- a CDS encoding nucleobase:cation symporter-2 family protein yields the protein MSDINRTGSDLIYELEDRPPFHQTIVGAITHLLAIFVPMVTPALIVGATLQLSAETTAYLVSMAMIASGIGTWLQVNRYGIVGSGLLSIQSVNFSFVTVMIALGSSMKSDGFHEELIMSSLLGVSFVGAFLVVGSSFILPYLRRVITPTVSGIVVLMIGLSLIKVGIIDFGGGFAAKSSGTYGNYENLGVGLLVLMVVIGFNCCRSPLLRMGGIAIGLGVGYVVSLCLGMVDFSGMKNLPLVTIPIPFKYGFHFSLHHFLVVGTIYLLSVLEAVGDITATAMVSRRPIQGDEYQSRLKGGVLADGLVSVIASALGSLPLTTFAQNNGVIQMTGVASRYIGRTIAVMLVILGLFPTIGGFFTTIPSAVLGGAMTLMFSMIAIAGIRIIISNGLKRRETLIVATSLGLGLGVSYDPEIFKILPASIYVLVENPICAGGLTAILLNIILPGGYRQEDVLPAADSLEEAD from the coding sequence ATGTCTGATATAAACCGCACAGGTTCCGATCTGATTTATGAACTGGAGGATCGCCCTCCTTTTCACCAGACGATTGTGGGAGCGATTACCCATCTGTTGGCCATTTTCGTTCCCATGGTCACCCCCGCCCTGATCGTAGGGGCAACGCTACAACTCTCTGCGGAAACCACCGCCTATCTGGTTTCGATGGCGATGATCGCCTCCGGGATCGGCACCTGGCTACAGGTGAACCGCTACGGCATCGTCGGCTCCGGATTACTGTCGATACAGTCGGTGAATTTCTCGTTTGTCACCGTGATGATCGCGCTTGGCAGCAGTATGAAAAGCGACGGTTTTCATGAAGAGCTGATTATGTCCTCGCTGCTCGGCGTGTCGTTTGTCGGCGCGTTTCTGGTGGTCGGCTCCTCTTTTATCCTCCCCTATCTGCGCCGGGTCATTACACCTACCGTCAGCGGTATTGTGGTGCTGATGATTGGCCTGAGCCTGATTAAAGTCGGCATTATTGATTTTGGCGGCGGCTTCGCGGCAAAGAGCAGTGGCACCTACGGTAATTACGAGAACCTCGGCGTGGGTTTATTGGTGTTGATGGTGGTGATTGGCTTCAACTGTTGCCGTAGCCCGCTGCTGCGCATGGGCGGGATCGCCATCGGCCTGGGCGTGGGCTACGTGGTGTCGCTGTGTCTGGGAATGGTCGATTTCAGCGGCATGAAAAACCTGCCGCTGGTGACTATCCCGATCCCCTTTAAATACGGTTTTCATTTCAGCCTGCATCACTTTCTGGTCGTCGGCACCATTTACCTGCTGAGCGTGCTGGAAGCGGTTGGCGATATCACCGCTACGGCGATGGTGTCGAGACGCCCCATCCAGGGTGATGAGTACCAGTCGCGCCTGAAAGGCGGCGTGCTGGCGGACGGACTGGTCTCGGTCATCGCCTCCGCGCTTGGCTCCCTGCCGCTCACCACATTCGCGCAAAACAACGGGGTTATCCAGATGACCGGCGTCGCCTCGCGCTATATCGGGCGCACCATCGCCGTCATGCTGGTGATCCTCGGCCTGTTCCCGACCATTGGCGGCTTCTTCACCACCATCCCCTCGGCGGTACTGGGCGGTGCGATGACGCTGATGTTCTCGATGATCGCTATCGCCGGGATCCGCATCATTATTTCCAACGGCCTGAAGCGCCGTGAAACGCTGATCGTCGCCACCTCTCTCGGGCTGGGGCTTGGCGTCTCTTACGATCCGGAAATCTTCAAAATCTTACCCGCCTCAATTTATGTGCTGGTGGAAAACCCCATCTGCGCAGGCGGACTGACCGCAATCCTGTTGAATATCATTCTTCCGGGCGGCTATCGGCAAGAGGACGTCTTGCCCGCAGCCGATTCATTGGAAGAAGCGGATTAA
- a CDS encoding molybdopterin-dependent oxidoreductase Mo/Fe-S-binding subunit has product MMIHFTLNGAAREMKVNPGANVQALLFGLGMHSVRNSDDGFGFAGSDAILFNGRIVNASLLIAAQLEQAEIRTSESLGKWNQLSLVQQAMVDVGVVQSGYNDPAAALIISDLLDRIAAPTREEIDDALSGLFSRDAGWQQYYQVIELAVARKGDPQIAIDSAPTFRDDLAVVGKLYPKTDAATMVQAKPCYVEDRVTPDACIIKMLRSPHPHALITHLDVSKAEALPGVVHVITHLNCPDIYYTPGGQSAPEPSPLDRRMFGKKLRHVGDRVAAVVAESEDIALVALKLIDVKYEVLKPVMSIDEAMADDAPVVHDEPVVYVAGAPDTLEEDNRHATQRGEHMIINFPIGSRPRKNIAASIHGHIGDMEKGFAEADVVIERTYSSTQAQQCPTEPHLCFTRMDGDRLVIHASTQVPWHLRRQVARLVGMKQHKVHVIKERVGGGFGSKQDILLEEVCAWATCVTGRPVYFRYTREEEFIANTSRHVAKVTVKLGAKKDGRLTAVKMDFRANTGPYGNHSLTVPSNGPALSLPLYPCDNVDFKVTTYYSNICPTGAYQGYGAPKGNFAITMALAELAEQLQIDQLEIIERNRVHEGQELKILGAIGEGKAPTSVPTAASCALEEILRQGREMIQWSSPKPHAGDWQTGRGVAIIMQKSGIPDIDQANCMIKLESDGTFIVHSGGADIGTGLDTVVTKLAAEVLHCPPQEVHVISGDTDHALFDKGAYASSGTCFSGNAARKAAENLREKIRFHGAEMLGEPLSDVELVAPGVVRGKQGEVSYADIAHKAETGTGFGTLVATASYITADFAFPYGANFAEVAVNTRTGEIRLDKFYALLDCGTPVNPELALGQIYGASMRAIGHSLTEEILYDAQGHPLTRDLRSYGAPKIGDIPHDFRAVLVPSDDKVGPFGAKSISEIGVNGAAPAIATAIHDACGVWLREWHFTPEKILSALGKL; this is encoded by the coding sequence ATGATGATTCACTTTACCTTGAACGGCGCTGCGCGCGAGATGAAGGTCAATCCCGGCGCTAACGTACAGGCGCTGCTTTTCGGCCTCGGGATGCACTCGGTGCGCAACAGCGACGATGGTTTCGGCTTCGCGGGATCCGACGCGATTCTGTTTAACGGCCGCATCGTTAACGCTTCCCTGCTTATCGCCGCTCAGCTGGAACAGGCGGAGATCCGCACCAGCGAATCGCTGGGCAAATGGAATCAGCTCAGTCTGGTGCAGCAGGCGATGGTCGATGTCGGCGTGGTGCAATCGGGCTATAACGATCCCGCCGCCGCGCTGATTATCAGCGATCTGCTCGATCGTATCGCCGCCCCGACGCGTGAGGAGATCGATGATGCACTCTCCGGATTATTCAGCCGCGACGCGGGCTGGCAGCAATATTATCAGGTGATCGAACTGGCGGTGGCGCGTAAAGGCGACCCGCAGATCGCTATCGATAGCGCCCCGACCTTCCGCGACGATCTGGCGGTCGTCGGCAAGTTGTATCCGAAAACCGATGCGGCAACCATGGTGCAGGCCAAGCCCTGCTATGTGGAGGACCGCGTCACACCGGACGCCTGCATTATTAAAATGCTGCGCAGCCCGCATCCCCATGCGCTGATTACTCATCTCGACGTCAGCAAGGCCGAGGCGCTACCGGGCGTGGTTCACGTGATCACCCATCTTAACTGCCCTGATATCTATTACACCCCCGGCGGCCAGAGCGCGCCGGAGCCGTCACCGCTCGACCGGCGGATGTTCGGTAAGAAGCTGCGCCACGTCGGCGATCGCGTCGCGGCGGTTGTCGCAGAAAGTGAAGATATTGCATTGGTCGCGCTGAAGCTTATCGACGTCAAATATGAAGTGCTTAAGCCGGTGATGTCGATTGATGAGGCGATGGCCGATGACGCGCCGGTGGTTCACGATGAACCGGTGGTGTACGTCGCTGGCGCACCGGATACGCTGGAAGAAGATAACCGTCACGCCACCCAGCGCGGGGAACATATGATTATCAATTTCCCCATTGGCTCGCGCCCGCGCAAAAATATCGCCGCCAGCATTCACGGCCATATTGGCGATATGGAGAAAGGTTTCGCTGAAGCCGATGTGGTTATCGAGCGCACCTACTCCTCCACTCAGGCCCAGCAGTGCCCGACGGAACCGCATCTTTGTTTTACCCGCATGGACGGCGATCGTCTGGTTATTCACGCCTCGACCCAGGTTCCGTGGCACCTTCGCCGCCAGGTGGCGCGTCTGGTCGGCATGAAGCAGCACAAGGTTCACGTAATTAAAGAGCGCGTGGGCGGCGGTTTCGGCTCCAAGCAGGATATCCTGCTGGAAGAGGTCTGCGCCTGGGCCACCTGCGTCACCGGACGCCCGGTTTATTTCCGCTATACCCGTGAAGAGGAGTTTATCGCCAATACCTCTCGCCACGTCGCCAAGGTGACGGTGAAGCTGGGGGCGAAGAAAGATGGTCGCCTGACGGCAGTGAAGATGGATTTCCGCGCCAACACCGGCCCCTACGGCAACCATTCACTGACCGTGCCGTCCAATGGACCGGCGCTGTCGCTGCCGCTTTATCCCTGCGATAACGTCGATTTCAAAGTGACCACCTACTACAGCAATATCTGCCCAACCGGCGCTTATCAGGGTTATGGCGCGCCGAAGGGCAACTTTGCCATCACGATGGCGCTGGCGGAACTGGCGGAGCAGTTGCAGATCGATCAACTGGAGATTATCGAGCGCAACCGCGTGCATGAAGGACAGGAGTTGAAGATCCTCGGCGCAATTGGCGAAGGTAAAGCGCCAACGTCGGTGCCTACCGCCGCCAGCTGTGCGCTGGAGGAGATCCTGCGTCAGGGCCGCGAGATGATCCAATGGTCGTCACCGAAACCGCACGCGGGCGACTGGCAGACAGGCCGCGGCGTGGCGATCATTATGCAGAAGTCGGGGATCCCGGACATCGACCAGGCCAACTGCATGATCAAGCTCGAATCCGATGGCACCTTTATCGTCCACTCCGGCGGCGCGGATATCGGTACCGGACTGGATACAGTGGTCACCAAACTGGCGGCGGAAGTGCTGCACTGCCCGCCGCAGGAGGTGCATGTCATTTCCGGCGACACCGATCATGCGTTGTTCGACAAAGGCGCTTACGCCTCGTCCGGCACCTGTTTCTCTGGTAATGCGGCGCGTAAGGCGGCAGAAAATCTGCGGGAAAAAATACGCTTCCACGGCGCAGAGATGCTCGGGGAACCGCTAAGCGACGTTGAGCTGGTAGCCCCAGGCGTGGTGCGCGGTAAACAAGGGGAAGTGAGCTATGCCGATATCGCCCACAAGGCCGAGACCGGCACCGGCTTCGGTACGCTGGTCGCCACCGCCAGCTATATCACCGCCGATTTCGCCTTCCCGTACGGAGCGAACTTCGCCGAAGTGGCGGTGAATACCCGTACCGGTGAAATCCGCCTCGACAAGTTCTATGCGCTGCTGGACTGCGGTACGCCGGTTAACCCGGAGCTGGCGCTGGGGCAAATTTACGGGGCGTCGATGCGCGCCATTGGTCATAGCCTGACTGAGGAGATTCTTTACGACGCACAGGGCCATCCGCTTACCCGCGATCTGCGCAGCTATGGCGCGCCGAAAATCGGCGATATTCCGCATGATTTCCGCGCTGTTCTAGTGCCAAGCGATGACAAGGTCGGCCCGTTTGGCGCGAAATCGATCTCCGAAATCGGCGTCAACGGCGCGGCTCCGGCGATTGCCACCGCCATTCACGATGCCTGCGGCGTCTGGCTGCGCGAATGGCATTTCACGCCGGAGAAAATACTGAGCGCGTTAGGAAAACTGTAA
- the ygfM gene encoding molybdopterin-dependent oxidoreductase FAD-binding subunit codes for MIEQFFKPDSVEQALELKSRYQDDAVWFAGGSKINATPTRPDKRIAISLQDLELEWVDWDNGALRVGAMTRLQTLRDAHFIPAALHDALGFVYSRHLRNQSTLGGEIAARQEESVLLPVLLALDAHLVFGDGKCLSLESYLADPGARLITEIVIKDPFRPCATRKISRSQAGLTVVTAAVAISEHDGVHIALDGVADGPLRLRDVESQQLEGSALEQAVAAAIFPQQDVRGSVAYKRYITGVVVADLYADCQQMGEEVV; via the coding sequence ATGATCGAGCAATTTTTCAAACCAGACTCTGTAGAACAGGCGCTGGAGCTCAAATCACGCTACCAGGATGATGCCGTCTGGTTTGCCGGGGGCAGTAAGATCAATGCCACTCCGACACGACCGGATAAGCGAATCGCCATTTCGTTACAGGACCTTGAGCTGGAATGGGTGGACTGGGACAACGGCGCGTTGCGCGTTGGCGCGATGACGCGTCTGCAAACCCTGCGTGATGCGCACTTCATTCCCGCCGCGCTACACGATGCGCTGGGCTTCGTCTACTCCCGCCACCTGCGCAACCAGTCAACCCTCGGCGGCGAAATCGCCGCCCGCCAGGAAGAGTCGGTGTTGCTGCCCGTTCTGCTGGCGCTGGACGCGCATCTGGTATTTGGCGACGGCAAGTGCCTGTCGCTGGAGAGCTATCTCGCCGATCCCGGCGCACGGCTGATCACGGAAATTGTCATTAAAGACCCCTTCCGCCCCTGCGCCACGCGCAAAATCAGCCGCTCACAGGCGGGGTTAACCGTTGTCACCGCGGCGGTTGCCATCTCAGAACACGATGGCGTACATATCGCGCTGGACGGTGTGGCCGATGGTCCCCTACGCCTGCGAGACGTGGAGTCGCAGCAACTGGAAGGCAGCGCGCTGGAGCAGGCCGTCGCCGCCGCAATTTTCCCTCAGCAGGATGTTCGGGGTAGCGTGGCCTATAAACGCTATATCACCGGCGTGGTTGTCGCAGACCTGTATGCCGACTGCCAGCAGATGGGCGAGGAGGTCGTATGA
- the ssnA gene encoding putative aminohydrolase SsnA — protein sequence MLILKNVTAVQLYPAKVQEGVDIAIENDVIVEVGDALTRRYPQADWKEMHGRIVMPGLVCAHNHFYSGLSRGIMANIAPSPDFISTLKNLWWRLDRALDEESLYYSGLICSMEAIKSGCSAVIDHHASPAYIDGSLSTLRNAFLKIGLRGMTCFETTDRNGGVDELQAGVEENIRFARQIDHARAMGTEPYLVEAHIGAHAPFTVPDAGLSMLSEALKVTGRGLHIHAAEDLYDVSHSHHLYGKDLLVRLAEYDLINSKTLVAHGLYLSTDDIALLNEQDAFLVHNARSNMNNHVGYNHHLTDIRNLALGTDGIGSDMLEEMKFAFFKHRDAGGPLWPDSFARALASGNELLSRNFSARFGQLEAGYKADLTICDYAAPTPLLADNIAGHIAFGLGSASVHSVMVNGVLVYEDRQFTFDCDSIYVQARKVAADMWRRMDSLA from the coding sequence ATGTTAATTCTAAAGAATGTGACCGCCGTACAGCTCTATCCGGCAAAAGTGCAGGAAGGCGTTGATATCGCTATCGAAAATGACGTTATTGTTGAGGTTGGCGATGCACTGACCCGCCGCTATCCACAGGCTGACTGGAAGGAGATGCACGGGCGTATCGTGATGCCCGGACTGGTGTGCGCACACAACCATTTCTACTCCGGATTGTCGCGCGGCATTATGGCCAACATCGCCCCCAGCCCGGATTTTATTTCGACGCTGAAAAATCTGTGGTGGCGGCTGGACCGCGCACTGGACGAAGAGTCGCTCTACTACAGCGGGCTGATTTGCTCAATGGAAGCCATTAAGAGCGGATGCTCTGCGGTCATCGACCATCACGCTTCTCCGGCGTATATCGACGGCTCGCTCTCTACGCTGCGCAATGCCTTTTTGAAGATTGGCCTGCGCGGGATGACCTGCTTTGAAACCACCGACCGCAACGGTGGAGTCGATGAATTGCAAGCAGGCGTAGAGGAAAATATCCGCTTCGCCCGCCAGATAGACCATGCGCGGGCGATGGGCACGGAGCCCTATCTGGTGGAAGCGCATATCGGCGCTCATGCCCCCTTTACCGTGCCGGATGCCGGGCTATCCATGCTCAGCGAGGCCCTCAAGGTTACCGGGCGCGGGCTGCATATCCACGCGGCGGAAGATCTCTATGATGTCTCCCACAGCCACCATCTTTATGGCAAAGACCTGTTGGTTAGGCTGGCGGAATACGACCTTATCAACAGCAAAACGCTGGTGGCGCACGGACTGTATTTGTCGACAGACGATATCGCCCTGCTCAACGAACAGGATGCTTTTCTGGTGCACAACGCCCGTTCCAACATGAACAACCATGTGGGCTACAACCATCACCTCACCGATATCCGCAACCTGGCGCTGGGTACCGACGGTATCGGCTCCGACATGCTGGAAGAGATGAAGTTTGCCTTCTTTAAGCATCGCGATGCTGGTGGCCCGCTGTGGCCAGACAGCTTCGCCCGCGCACTGGCCAGCGGTAACGAACTGCTGAGCCGTAACTTTAGCGCCCGCTTTGGGCAGTTAGAGGCTGGTTATAAAGCCGACCTGACCATTTGCGACTATGCCGCGCCGACGCCGCTACTGGCAGACAATATCGCCGGACATATCGCCTTTGGCCTCGGTTCCGCCAGCGTTCATAGCGTGATGGTCAACGGCGTGTTGGTCTACGAAGATCGGCAATTCACCTTTGATTGCGATTCGATTTACGTCCAGGCCCGAAAAGTCGCTGCGGATATGTGGCGGCGTATGGACTCGCTGGCATAG
- the ygfK gene encoding putative selenate reductase subunit YgfK has product MGDIMRPVPFEELLTRIFDEYQQQRSIFGIPEQQFYSPAKDKSVSVFGETCATPVGPAAGPHTQLAQNIVTSWLTGGRFIELKTVQILDRLELEKPCIDAEDECFNTEWSTEFTLQKAWDEYLKAWFVLHLLEQVFQPSGAEKSFIFNMSVGYNLDGIKQPPMQQFIDSMTDASTQPKFAQYRDTLSRWLHDDTFLERHGLSEQRENLRALPARIPATLVHGVTLSTMHGCPPHEIEAICQYMLEEKALNTFVKLNPTLLGYARVREILDSCGFAYIGLKDESFEHDLKLAQALEMLQRLMVLAKQKSLGFGVKLTNTLGTINNKGALPGDEMYMSGRALFPLAINVAAVLSRAFDGKLPISYSGGASQLTIRDIFDTGIRPITMATDLLKPGGYLRLSACMRELESSDAWGMTHVDVERLNRLAEDAVTMAYTQKHWKPEERIEVAEDLPLTDCYVAPCITACAIKQDIPEYIRLMGEQRYADALELIYQRNALPAITGHICDHQCQYNCTRLDYDSALNIRELKKIALEKGWDEYKQRWHKPAGSGSRHPVAVIGAGPAGLAAGYFLARAGHPVTVFEREANAGGVVKNIIPQFRIPAELIQHDIDFVADHGVKFEYGCDAHLTVEQLKNQGYQYVLVATGTDKNSGVTLHGNNPHVWKSLPFLREYNLGSTLNLGKHVVIVGAGNTAMDCARAALRVPGVEKATIVYRRSLQEMPAWREEYEEALHDGVEFRFLNNPQRFDADGTLTLRVMSLGEPDAKGRRRPVETDETVTLHADSLITAIGEQQDTDALSAMGIPLNEKGWPEVNASGETRLANVFMIGDVQRGPSSIVAAIGSARRASDTILYRENIRTHHADKRWNNVSPAEIYQRKGEIAVAIVNKDDRDAFVAQEAERCLECNYVCSKCVDVCPNRANISIAVPGFQNRFQTLHLDAYCNECGNCAQFCPWLGKPYKDKITVFSLAQDFDSSSNPGFLVEDDRVRVRLNSQSWVLNIDNDGQFASIPPGLDEMCRIISHVHQQHHYLLGRVEV; this is encoded by the coding sequence ATGGGGGATATTATGCGTCCCGTTCCGTTCGAGGAACTCTTGACGCGCATATTTGATGAATACCAACAGCAGCGCTCCATCTTTGGTATTCCCGAGCAACAATTTTACTCACCAGCCAAAGATAAATCGGTCAGCGTCTTTGGCGAAACCTGCGCTACCCCCGTTGGCCCCGCTGCTGGCCCGCACACCCAGCTGGCGCAAAATATTGTCACCTCCTGGCTCACCGGCGGCCGCTTTATCGAGCTGAAAACGGTACAAATTCTTGACCGGCTGGAGCTGGAAAAACCCTGTATCGATGCCGAAGATGAGTGCTTCAATACCGAATGGTCCACCGAATTCACCCTGCAAAAAGCGTGGGATGAGTACCTGAAAGCGTGGTTCGTTCTGCATCTGTTAGAGCAGGTTTTCCAGCCCTCGGGCGCGGAAAAGTCGTTTATCTTCAATATGAGCGTCGGCTACAACCTGGACGGCATCAAGCAGCCGCCAATGCAGCAGTTTATTGACTCAATGACAGACGCCTCCACGCAGCCGAAATTTGCGCAATATCGCGATACGCTTAGCCGCTGGCTGCACGACGATACCTTCCTTGAGCGCCACGGCCTGAGCGAGCAGCGGGAAAACCTGCGCGCGCTGCCTGCGCGCATTCCTGCCACCCTGGTTCACGGCGTAACGCTCTCCACCATGCACGGCTGCCCGCCGCACGAAATCGAAGCTATCTGCCAGTACATGCTGGAAGAAAAAGCGCTGAATACCTTCGTGAAGCTGAACCCGACGCTGCTGGGCTACGCACGCGTTCGCGAGATTCTGGATAGCTGCGGCTTTGCGTATATCGGCCTGAAAGATGAGTCGTTCGAGCACGATCTCAAACTGGCCCAGGCGCTGGAAATGCTGCAACGCCTGATGGTGCTGGCAAAACAGAAATCGCTCGGTTTCGGCGTGAAGCTGACCAACACTCTTGGCACTATCAATAATAAAGGCGCGCTTCCCGGCGATGAGATGTATATGTCTGGCCGCGCGCTGTTCCCGCTCGCCATCAACGTGGCGGCGGTGCTGTCCCGCGCTTTTGACGGCAAATTACCCATTTCTTATTCCGGCGGCGCCAGCCAGCTGACTATTCGCGACATTTTCGACACCGGGATCCGCCCCATTACGATGGCGACCGATCTGCTCAAGCCCGGCGGCTACCTGCGCCTGAGCGCCTGCATGCGCGAACTGGAGTCATCAGACGCTTGGGGCATGACCCACGTCGACGTTGAGCGATTAAACCGGCTGGCAGAAGACGCCGTCACCATGGCCTATACGCAGAAACACTGGAAACCGGAAGAGCGCATTGAGGTTGCTGAAGATCTGCCGCTGACCGACTGCTACGTCGCACCTTGTATTACGGCCTGCGCGATCAAACAGGATATTCCGGAATACATTCGCCTGATGGGCGAGCAGCGCTATGCCGACGCGCTGGAGTTGATTTATCAGCGCAACGCCCTGCCCGCTATCACCGGGCATATCTGCGATCATCAGTGCCAGTACAACTGTACGCGCCTGGACTACGACAGCGCACTGAACATCCGTGAACTCAAAAAAATCGCACTGGAAAAAGGCTGGGATGAATACAAGCAACGCTGGCATAAACCGGCGGGCTCCGGCTCACGCCATCCGGTTGCGGTCATTGGCGCAGGCCCGGCGGGACTTGCCGCAGGCTATTTTCTGGCGCGCGCGGGGCATCCGGTTACCGTGTTTGAGCGGGAAGCCAACGCCGGCGGCGTCGTCAAAAACATCATTCCGCAGTTCCGCATTCCGGCGGAGCTCATCCAGCATGATATCGATTTTGTCGCCGACCACGGCGTGAAATTCGAGTACGGCTGCGACGCGCATCTGACGGTCGAACAGCTAAAAAATCAGGGTTATCAGTATGTGCTGGTCGCCACCGGGACCGATAAAAACAGCGGTGTCACGCTGCACGGCAATAACCCGCACGTCTGGAAATCGCTGCCTTTCCTGCGGGAATACAATCTGGGTTCCACGCTCAATCTGGGTAAACACGTGGTGATTGTGGGTGCAGGCAACACCGCCATGGACTGCGCCCGCGCGGCGTTACGCGTACCCGGCGTGGAGAAAGCCACCATTGTATATCGCCGTTCGCTACAGGAAATGCCCGCCTGGCGCGAAGAGTATGAGGAGGCGTTGCACGACGGCGTTGAGTTCCGCTTCCTGAATAATCCGCAGCGCTTTGATGCCGACGGCACGCTGACCCTGCGGGTGATGTCGCTGGGTGAACCGGACGCCAAAGGTCGCCGCCGTCCGGTCGAAACCGATGAAACCGTAACGCTGCATGCCGACAGCCTGATCACCGCCATCGGCGAGCAGCAGGATACCGACGCCCTGAGCGCCATGGGTATTCCGCTGAATGAAAAAGGCTGGCCGGAGGTCAATGCCAGTGGCGAAACCCGCCTTGCCAACGTCTTTATGATTGGCGATGTTCAGCGCGGCCCCTCTTCCATCGTCGCCGCTATCGGCTCAGCCCGTCGGGCAAGCGATACCATCCTCTATCGGGAAAATATCCGCACCCACCACGCGGATAAACGCTGGAACAACGTCAGCCCGGCTGAAATCTACCAGCGCAAGGGGGAAATAGCGGTCGCGATAGTCAACAAAGACGACCGCGATGCCTTCGTCGCTCAGGAAGCCGAACGCTGCCTTGAATGCAACTACGTGTGCAGCAAGTGCGTGGACGTCTGTCCGAACCGCGCCAACATCTCTATTGCGGTCCCTGGCTTCCAGAATCGCTTCCAGACGTTGCATCTGGATGCTTACTGCAACGAGTGCGGCAACTGCGCCCAGTTCTGCCCGTGGCTGGGCAAACCTTACAAAGACAAAATCACCGTCTTTAGCCTGGCACAGGATTTTGACTCCAGCAGCAACCCCGGATTCCTGGTGGAAGATGACCGCGTGCGCGTGCGTCTCAATAGCCAAAGCTGGGTACTGAATATCGACAACGACGGCCAGTTCGCCAGCATCCCTCCGGGGCTGGATGAGATGTGTCGCATCATCAGCCATGTCCACCAGCAGCATCACTATCTGCTGGGCCGGGTGGAGGTATAA